CCAGCAGCGCGCCGAAGGCACCAGGTATTCCCAGCGCTCCGGCAAGCGCGGCAGGGTTGGGACGTCGATTGGCAGAAGCATAGGTCATGCAGGGGCTCCTCTCTCCATCATCGTGGGAGCAGTGGCCGGAGTGCAGATGACACCAACGCTGTGAGCACAAACCCTCCGGCCCTGCTCACTCGCGAGAGTACTATGATTTTTGCTAGGGGCGAAGAACTTTCGCGTTGTTTTTCAGGACTGTATTTTTTGCAACCAAATCGGTAGAGAAAGGTAAGCGAAAACAAACGCTCAACCCTCAGGCTCAGCGAAGCATTTGGTGGATCATGTCGCTCAGTCCCGGGCTTGACCCGGGGCTCAGCTATCTTGTGGTCGTAATGAGGAGCGGGGCCCCGGATCGGGTCCGGGGCGGGGGCTATGGAATATTCTGGTTCGGCCCGCCAACGGACGGGTCGCAAGCGCGACCGCGCGCCCGCAGGCGCTGAAGCCCGCAGGGCTTGAAGCAGCGCCGAGGAACGTGCCCGCGGAGGCGGGCACGCACACAAACAGCCTTACTTAATCGGACAATCCGGGCTCAGCCGGAAATCGAGGTAATTGTCGACCGAGCGCATCAGTTCTTCGAGCTCGTTTTCGAAGAAGTGGTTGGCGCGGGGGATTTCCTCGTGGTGGATGGTGATGTGCTTCTGGGTGCGCAGCTTGTCGACCAGCTTCTGCACCGCATTGGGCTGCACCACCGTATCGGCCGCGCCCTGCACAAAGATGCCGCTGGCGGGGCAAGGCGCAAGGAAGCTGAAATCATACATGTTGGCGGGCGGCGCGACCGAGATGAAGCCGCGCACTTCGGGGCGGCGCATCAGCAATTGCATCCCGATCAGCGCGCCGAAGCTGTAGCCCGCAATCCAGGTGCTCTGCGCTTCGGGGTGGATCGACTGCACCCAGTCGAGCGCACTCGCCGCGTCGGACAACTCGCCAATGCCGGAATCGAACGACCCCTGCGAACGGCCCACGCCGCGGAAGTTGAAGCGCAGCGTGGCAAACCCGCGATCCGCGAAGGTCTTGTAGAGGCGCTGCACGATCCGGTCGTTCATCGTGCCGCCGCCTTCGGGGTGCGGATGCAGGATCATCGCCACAGGTGCGCGCGGGCGCG
This DNA window, taken from Porphyrobacter sp. ULC335, encodes the following:
- a CDS encoding alpha/beta hydrolase translates to MPSVIFPGPEGRLEGRFSPPPRPRAPVAMILHPHPEGGGTMNDRIVQRLYKTFADRGFATLRFNFRGVGRSQGSFDSGIGELSDAASALDWVQSIHPEAQSTWIAGYSFGALIGMQLLMRRPEVRGFISVAPPANMYDFSFLAPCPASGIFVQGAADTVVQPNAVQKLVDKLRTQKHITIHHEEIPRANHFFENELEELMRSVDNYLDFRLSPDCPIK